The following are encoded together in the Iodobacter fluviatilis genome:
- a CDS encoding fused MFS/spermidine synthase: protein MLGRRTPRRGGDEIMIDVSESQGVRKLHFGADDTQSAMRISDPNEMILSYSRCMFGYLLFTELPKAALLIGLGGGSIAKWVHHKLVDTKLTCAELHPQVISVARSMFCLPPDDDRLEVLCTDGAAYVYNMAEGSSDLIMMDAYSATGIAEPLATVDFFSACKQRLTDNGVLAVNLWGADRRFNHYLERLGEVFEGRVLCLPARQKGNVIAFAFRCGQNNPTWDKLAERAKLLETQLGLEFPEFVSDLARMNPHNDRKLFI from the coding sequence ATGCTGGGTAGACGCACTCCCCGCCGTGGTGGCGATGAAATTATGATCGATGTGTCTGAATCGCAAGGCGTTCGTAAACTACATTTTGGTGCGGACGATACGCAAAGCGCGATGCGGATTTCCGACCCCAATGAAATGATTCTTTCGTATTCGCGCTGCATGTTTGGCTATTTATTGTTTACCGAGTTGCCCAAAGCGGCGCTTTTGATTGGCTTGGGTGGCGGATCAATTGCCAAATGGGTGCATCACAAGCTAGTCGATACTAAGCTGACCTGTGCGGAGCTGCATCCACAGGTGATTTCGGTGGCGCGCTCTATGTTTTGCCTGCCGCCAGATGATGATCGCTTAGAAGTGTTATGCACAGACGGCGCGGCCTATGTCTACAATATGGCAGAGGGTTCAAGCGATTTAATTATGATGGATGCGTATTCTGCCACGGGCATTGCCGAGCCACTGGCGACCGTTGATTTTTTCTCTGCTTGCAAGCAAAGGCTTACAGATAACGGCGTGTTGGCGGTGAATCTATGGGGTGCAGACCGGCGTTTTAATCACTATTTAGAGCGTTTAGGTGAAGTTTTTGAAGGCCGTGTGCTGTGTTTACCTGCAAGACAGAAAGGAAACGTCATTGCATTTGCTTTTCGCTGTGGTCAGAACAACCCGACGTGGGATAAGTTGGCAGAGCGTGCTAAATTACTTGAAACCCAATTGGGGCTTGAGTTTCCGGAGTTTGTGAGTGATCTTGCAAGGATGAATCCGCACAATGACAGAAAACTATTTATATAG
- a CDS encoding RNA pyrophosphohydrolase: protein MLDRDGYRPNVGIIIINRQNQVFWGKRVREHSWQFPQGGIKQGETPEQAMYRELMEEVGLGPQHVEIIGRTRDWLKYDVPTNWVRREWRGTYRGQKQIWFLLRLTGHDSDVCLRRTTHPEFDAWRWTEYWSPLDSVIEFKRAVYESALFELTRFFEEAPERVARAIRFSGH, encoded by the coding sequence ATGCTCGATCGTGATGGCTATCGGCCTAATGTCGGCATCATCATCATCAACCGGCAAAACCAGGTGTTCTGGGGTAAACGAGTGCGAGAGCATTCGTGGCAGTTTCCGCAAGGCGGTATTAAACAGGGTGAAACACCCGAACAGGCGATGTATCGCGAGCTGATGGAAGAAGTCGGATTAGGCCCTCAGCATGTTGAAATCATTGGCCGCACAAGGGACTGGTTGAAGTACGATGTGCCGACAAACTGGGTTCGCCGCGAATGGCGTGGTACGTACCGAGGGCAGAAGCAAATTTGGTTTTTGCTTCGCCTGACAGGGCACGATTCTGATGTGTGCTTGCGCCGCACTACGCATCCTGAATTTGATGCGTGGCGCTGGACTGAGTATTGGTCACCACTAGATTCGGTGATTGAATTTAAGCGTGCGGTGTATGAATCGGCTCTTTTTGAACTGACACGTTTCTTTGAAGAAGCACCTGAACGTGTGGCCCGCGCCATACGATTTTCGGGCCATTAG
- a CDS encoding two-component system sensor histidine kinase NtrB → MKNTSAFHTEMHWRSLALLNIFRLLSNLGIFCSVFWLAYKPIAGLEEWRSFLILTGVDSVLALLFAWGVHRRRPGFEIQLSIQVAIDVLFIVGMMHLFGGLRSGIGTLLLPYLAAAGLISLGRMTLFHAAMASIALLSEQTWQIWQGNASASDYFSPAVLCVASFAVAWLAHRLARFAQASEALAEQRGIDLANLGQLNQRILQNVSDGVLVVDAKGEIRQCNEQAIRLAGMRPEGMLIHAMPVVAVALARWRANPIDSPNLIITALTRKTLRPRFVLLSNDSQGNVLVYLEDLDKLRREAQQLKLAALGRLTANLAHEIRNPLSAITHAAQLLGEEADANTLMKRLTRIIDDNSQRLEHMVKDVLELNRRDRVQMTQIKLADWLDIFVEEFKLQEEIHAVLALDCPAEAEIRFDPGHLHQVMWNLARNGWRYCQKKDGSLSFRVWSESQYWLIDVVNDGPTVAPDAQTQLFEPFFTTETKGTGLGLYIAREICAANGAVLEYIAPPLGGVCFRIIFGYIHRQDAVLPYESPV, encoded by the coding sequence ATGAAAAATACCTCCGCTTTTCACACTGAAATGCACTGGCGCTCGTTGGCGCTACTTAATATTTTTCGCTTACTTTCCAATCTGGGTATTTTCTGTAGCGTATTTTGGCTGGCATATAAGCCAATTGCGGGGCTAGAAGAATGGCGTTCATTTTTGATTTTGACAGGGGTCGATAGCGTTTTAGCGTTGCTTTTTGCTTGGGGGGTTCACCGCCGCCGCCCAGGTTTTGAAATTCAGCTGAGTATCCAAGTTGCCATCGATGTGCTGTTTATTGTGGGCATGATGCATTTGTTTGGTGGTTTACGCAGTGGGATCGGCACCCTGCTGCTGCCATATTTGGCCGCAGCAGGGTTGATTTCACTCGGGCGCATGACCTTATTTCACGCTGCAATGGCGAGTATTGCTTTATTAAGCGAGCAAACGTGGCAGATCTGGCAGGGTAATGCGAGTGCTAGTGATTACTTTTCTCCCGCTGTTTTATGTGTTGCTTCTTTTGCCGTGGCTTGGTTGGCGCATCGCTTGGCAAGATTTGCTCAGGCTAGCGAGGCTTTGGCAGAGCAGCGTGGCATTGATTTGGCTAATTTAGGGCAGCTTAACCAGCGAATTTTGCAGAATGTTTCTGATGGTGTGTTGGTGGTCGACGCAAAAGGGGAAATTCGGCAGTGTAATGAGCAGGCGATTCGTTTAGCGGGTATGCGGCCAGAAGGAATGTTGATTCACGCCATGCCGGTGGTGGCGGTTGCGCTGGCGCGCTGGCGGGCTAATCCCATCGATAGCCCTAATTTAATTATCACGGCCTTAACCCGTAAAACACTAAGGCCGCGTTTTGTTTTACTTTCAAACGATTCACAGGGCAATGTGCTGGTTTATTTAGAAGATTTAGATAAATTACGGCGCGAGGCTCAGCAATTAAAGCTGGCGGCTTTGGGCAGATTAACTGCCAACTTAGCGCATGAAATTAGAAATCCACTTAGCGCCATTACCCATGCCGCGCAATTATTAGGCGAAGAAGCGGATGCAAATACGCTGATGAAGCGTTTAACGCGGATTATTGATGATAATAGCCAGCGCTTAGAGCATATGGTCAAAGATGTTTTAGAGCTTAATCGGCGTGATCGCGTGCAAATGACGCAAATAAAGCTGGCAGACTGGTTGGATATTTTTGTTGAAGAGTTTAAGTTGCAAGAAGAAATCCATGCTGTACTGGCTTTGGATTGTCCTGCTGAAGCAGAAATCCGTTTTGACCCAGGGCATTTACATCAAGTGATGTGGAATCTAGCCCGTAATGGCTGGCGCTATTGCCAAAAGAAAGATGGTAGTTTGAGTTTTCGGGTTTGGAGTGAAAGTCAGTATTGGTTGATTGATGTGGTTAATGATGGGCCTACCGTTGCGCCCGACGCGCAAACTCAACTGTTTGAGCCCTTTTTTACGACCGAAACAAAAGGTACGGGCTTAGGTTTATATATTGCCCGTGAAATTTGCGCGGCAAATGGTGCTGTGCTGGAATACATCGCTCCTCCTTTGGGAGGCGTGTGTTTTCGGATTATCTTTGGCTATATTCATCGCCAAGACGCGGTTCTACCTTATGAATCGCCCGTTTAG
- a CDS encoding sigma-54-dependent transcriptional regulator yields MARKSSKNSKRVLVVDDERDLAELLELTLLKMGLDVDCAYGVKEACSKLDQGIYELCLTDMRMPDGEGLEIIRHIQNKGLDVPVAVITAYGSTDNAVAALKAGAFDYLAKPVALDQLRALVKSALALDDAPIHLQQDRPLLGESTAIQHALELIAKLAKSQAPVYVTGESGSGKERAARLIHASSSRANHPFVAVNCGAIPENLMESEFFGHKKGAFTGANEDRDGFFHAANSGTLFLDEVADLPLAMQVKLLRVIQERTVRKLGATAEDALDVRIISATHQSLSQCVEAGRFRQDLYYRLNVIELRMPALREMGSDVLVIARHVLARLAKLNGQSLPDFSSDALTALQRYDFPGNVRELENVLERALALADGHAITAADLQLSPSDEAVAESDLGDKYPLQDYMDRVEKQAILEALEKTRFNRTQAAKILGLTFRSLRYRLDRLGIQ; encoded by the coding sequence ATGGCAAGGAAGTCGAGTAAAAATAGTAAGCGCGTGTTGGTTGTGGATGATGAACGTGATCTGGCTGAGTTGCTTGAATTAACCCTGCTCAAAATGGGTTTAGATGTTGATTGTGCCTACGGGGTAAAAGAGGCGTGCAGCAAGCTAGATCAGGGCATTTATGAGCTATGCCTAACTGATATGCGTATGCCCGATGGCGAGGGTTTAGAGATTATTCGGCATATCCAAAATAAAGGCTTGGATGTGCCCGTGGCGGTGATTACCGCCTATGGCAGCACCGATAACGCCGTGGCGGCGTTAAAAGCAGGCGCGTTTGATTATCTGGCCAAGCCCGTGGCGCTGGATCAGCTGCGGGCTTTGGTTAAATCTGCGCTAGCGCTAGACGATGCGCCTATTCATCTTCAACAAGACCGGCCCTTGCTGGGCGAATCTACCGCGATTCAACACGCTTTAGAGCTCATCGCAAAATTGGCGAAAAGCCAAGCGCCGGTGTATGTCACGGGTGAATCTGGCTCTGGAAAAGAGCGTGCCGCTCGTTTGATTCACGCCAGCTCTAGCCGTGCTAATCATCCCTTTGTGGCAGTGAACTGCGGAGCCATCCCAGAAAACCTGATGGAAAGCGAGTTTTTTGGGCATAAAAAAGGCGCATTTACTGGCGCAAACGAAGACCGAGATGGCTTTTTTCATGCCGCCAATAGCGGCACCTTGTTTTTGGATGAAGTAGCGGATCTGCCGTTGGCGATGCAAGTCAAGCTATTGCGGGTTATTCAAGAGCGCACAGTGCGCAAATTAGGTGCAACCGCAGAAGACGCCTTAGATGTGCGGATTATCTCTGCCACGCACCAAAGCCTAAGCCAATGCGTGGAGGCGGGGCGTTTTAGGCAGGATTTATACTACCGGCTGAATGTGATTGAGCTGCGCATGCCCGCTTTAAGGGAAATGGGCAGCGATGTGCTAGTGATTGCTCGCCATGTGTTGGCTAGGCTGGCGAAGCTTAATGGCCAAAGTTTGCCTGATTTTTCCAGTGATGCGCTAACCGCACTGCAGCGCTATGATTTCCCAGGCAATGTACGTGAGCTGGAAAACGTCTTGGAGCGTGCGCTTGCCTTGGCAGATGGCCATGCAATTACTGCCGCAGATTTGCAGCTAAGCCCCAGCGATGAGGCCGTGGCGGAGAGCGATTTAGGCGATAAATACCCGCTGCAAGATTATATGGATAGGGTAGAGAAGCAGGCTATTTTGGAGGCCTTAGAAAAAACGCGCTTTAATCGGACTCAGGCGGCTAAGATTCTAGGGCTGACTTTCCGCAGCCTGCGCTATCGGCTTGATCGTTTAGGAATTCAATAA
- the ampD gene encoding 1,6-anhydro-N-acetylmuramyl-L-alanine amidase AmpD, with amino-acid sequence MQFDALGWCDLARKIKSPNCDERSVGMPVDMVVIHNIHLPPGQPFAGDDIQRLFTNTLDPNAHPDYAELAKLRVSAHFLIRRSGELLQFVPCSQRAWHAGVSSWQGRERCNDFSIGIELEGSDFLPFEAAQYLMLNTLLLALAHNYPLEFVLGHSQIAPGRKTDPGPFFDWSHIALPQTLSEKSAALQKPAL; translated from the coding sequence ATGCAGTTTGATGCTTTAGGTTGGTGCGATCTGGCTCGCAAAATAAAGAGCCCCAATTGTGATGAGCGCAGTGTGGGCATGCCGGTGGATATGGTGGTCATTCATAATATTCATCTGCCGCCTGGCCAGCCATTTGCTGGGGATGATATTCAGCGGTTGTTTACCAATACACTAGACCCAAACGCGCATCCCGACTATGCAGAGTTAGCCAAGTTACGTGTGTCAGCACACTTTTTAATTCGCCGTAGTGGCGAGTTGTTGCAGTTTGTACCTTGCTCGCAACGAGCATGGCATGCAGGGGTGTCAAGCTGGCAAGGACGGGAGCGCTGCAATGATTTCTCGATTGGTATCGAGTTAGAAGGCTCAGATTTCTTACCATTTGAGGCGGCTCAATACTTGATGCTAAACACTTTATTACTGGCATTGGCGCATAACTATCCACTAGAGTTTGTACTTGGACATAGCCAAATTGCGCCAGGTAGAAAAACGGATCCTGGACCTTTTTTTGATTGGTCCCATATTGCACTGCCGCAAACTTTATCCGAAAAGTCAGCTGCTTTGCAAAAGCCAGCGCTATAA
- a CDS encoding potassium transporter Kup, whose translation MSSASNLDRDPKKIAGLAIGAIGVVYGDIGTSPLYTLKECFNHADLTLSAFNVLGILSLIFWGLMLVVSLKYVVFILRADNRGEGGVLSLMALALRSAQPGSRKYAIIVGLGLFGAALFYGDSMITPAVSVLSALEGIGVISHQLDAYIIPVTIIVLIALFMVQAKGTASIGKLFGPIMLIWFGVLAALGIWNIIKSPDVLAAMNPIHAVHFFASEPGLAFVLLGAVVLSLTGAEALYADMGHFGRPAIRYAWFMLVLPALVLNYFGQGALLLHSPEAIKNPFFLMAPSWALAPLVVLATCATVIASQAVISGAYSMTSQAVQLGFCPRMEIQHTSENEIGQIYIPQINWFLLVSVILLVLAFRTSSNLAAAYGFAVTCTMVITTLLAFIVLGRGASTVKRVLIWFVLLFLLVIDFAFFSANLLKLHEGGWFPLLIGLIVFALLTTWKFGRKLLSERMHDGELPLEGFVEALESSPPQRVEGTAIFMTASSDSVPHALLHNLKHNKVLHERVVFMTILTTDIPYVAARERVVVRKLGESFCQIIATYGFKEEASVPAILAQVELLQPELEFDAMQTSYFLSRETIVEAKYPAMSWWRRNLFTIMSRNAARATNFFKIPPNRVVEMGMQVEM comes from the coding sequence ATGTCTTCTGCATCTAATTTGGATCGCGATCCCAAAAAAATAGCCGGCTTGGCCATTGGTGCCATTGGCGTCGTTTATGGCGATATCGGTACCAGCCCGCTCTATACGCTCAAAGAGTGTTTTAACCATGCAGACTTAACTCTGTCGGCTTTTAATGTGTTGGGCATTTTATCCCTGATTTTCTGGGGCTTGATGCTGGTGGTTTCATTGAAATACGTGGTGTTTATCTTAAGGGCGGATAACCGTGGCGAAGGGGGTGTGTTGTCCTTGATGGCTTTAGCCTTGCGCTCGGCGCAGCCAGGATCGCGTAAATACGCAATCATTGTTGGCTTGGGTTTGTTTGGCGCGGCGTTATTTTACGGTGATAGCATGATTACCCCTGCGGTATCGGTGCTGTCAGCACTAGAAGGGATCGGTGTGATTTCGCATCAGCTAGATGCCTATATTATCCCCGTTACCATTATTGTATTGATCGCACTGTTTATGGTACAGGCCAAGGGAACCGCCAGCATTGGTAAGCTCTTCGGCCCGATTATGCTGATTTGGTTTGGTGTTTTAGCCGCGCTAGGGATTTGGAATATTATTAAATCTCCAGATGTTTTGGCAGCAATGAACCCGATTCATGCGGTGCATTTTTTTGCTTCAGAGCCAGGCTTAGCGTTTGTTCTGCTTGGCGCAGTGGTGCTGTCTTTGACGGGAGCTGAAGCCTTATACGCGGATATGGGCCACTTTGGTCGGCCAGCTATTCGTTATGCTTGGTTTATGTTGGTTTTGCCTGCCTTGGTGCTCAATTACTTTGGCCAAGGGGCTTTGTTACTACACAGCCCAGAGGCCATTAAAAATCCATTCTTTTTGATGGCGCCTAGTTGGGCATTAGCCCCTTTGGTCGTGCTGGCAACGTGTGCCACGGTGATTGCATCGCAAGCGGTGATCTCGGGTGCGTATTCGATGACTAGTCAAGCTGTGCAGCTTGGCTTTTGCCCGCGTATGGAGATTCAGCACACCTCTGAAAACGAGATTGGCCAAATCTATATTCCACAAATTAATTGGTTCTTATTGGTATCGGTGATTCTGCTGGTGCTGGCATTCCGCACCTCTAGTAATCTAGCGGCAGCTTATGGTTTTGCCGTGACCTGCACCATGGTGATCACTACACTCCTCGCGTTTATAGTGCTAGGACGGGGTGCCTCTACCGTTAAGCGTGTACTTATTTGGTTTGTGCTGTTGTTCTTATTGGTGATTGATTTTGCGTTTTTCTCTGCTAATTTACTCAAATTGCACGAGGGGGGCTGGTTCCCGTTGCTTATCGGCTTGATTGTTTTTGCCTTACTCACAACATGGAAGTTTGGCCGCAAGCTGCTCAGCGAGCGTATGCATGATGGTGAATTGCCACTGGAAGGTTTCGTCGAGGCGCTGGAGTCTAGCCCTCCGCAACGTGTAGAAGGTACGGCAATCTTTATGACTGCGAGTAGCGATTCGGTGCCGCACGCCTTGCTGCACAACTTAAAGCACAATAAGGTGCTGCACGAGCGCGTTGTATTTATGACTATTCTGACCACAGATATTCCTTATGTGGCCGCGCGTGAGCGTGTAGTGGTGCGTAAATTAGGTGAGAGCTTCTGCCAAATTATTGCGACTTATGGCTTTAAAGAAGAAGCCAGTGTGCCGGCAATTTTGGCGCAAGTTGAGTTATTGCAGCCCGAGCTGGAATTCGACGCGATGCAAACGTCGTACTTCCTCTCTAGAGAAACGATTGTTGAGGCTAAATACCCAGCGATGAGCTGGTGGCGTAGGAACCTATTTACCATCATGAGCCGTAATGCGGCCCGCGCGACTAACTTCTTTAAAATTCCACCAAATCGGGTGGTTGAGATGGGGATGCAGGTAGAAATGTAA
- a CDS encoding 6-pyruvoyl trahydropterin synthase family protein: protein MLIRKLFKFENAHIVRNCSSERCRSSIHGHSYRVEILLEAHALDHGQMVYDFGLMKGTIRDVVDAFDHAVCFWDKDDAEYIRLCKQFSSRWIAMPVSPSAEQFARMFFVIIDALLQQTVMANGEADVKLHSVIAHETDTGYAQAFREDAANERMGMIRLENVVFSEQCQAEWKDPEMYNKLLAGGHFANPPVPRQVEI from the coding sequence ATGCTGATCCGCAAACTATTTAAATTTGAAAACGCGCACATCGTCCGCAACTGCTCTAGCGAGCGCTGTCGCAGCTCGATCCACGGCCATAGCTATCGGGTTGAAATACTGCTTGAAGCGCACGCGCTTGATCACGGCCAGATGGTGTATGACTTTGGCCTAATGAAAGGCACCATCCGTGACGTCGTGGACGCCTTTGATCATGCCGTGTGTTTTTGGGATAAGGACGACGCGGAATACATCCGTCTATGCAAGCAGTTCTCTAGCCGCTGGATTGCGATGCCGGTCTCCCCATCTGCAGAGCAGTTTGCCCGCATGTTCTTTGTGATTATCGATGCGCTACTACAGCAAACGGTGATGGCCAATGGCGAGGCCGATGTAAAACTGCACTCGGTGATCGCCCATGAGACCGATACTGGCTACGCCCAAGCCTTCCGTGAAGATGCGGCAAATGAGCGGATGGGGATGATTCGTTTAGAAAATGTGGTGTTTTCTGAGCAATGCCAAGCAGAATGGAAAGACCCTGAAATGTATAACAAGCTGCTAGCTGGCGGCCACTTCGCTAACCCGCCAGTACCAAGACAGGTTGAGATTTAA
- a CDS encoding glycosyl hydrolase family 18 protein, with product MSQLSCFMLAAIPAAFVAAQAFSAPTWSASVAYTGGQTVNYAGKDWKAKWWTQGNIPGAEQWGPWEVVVDGTPTPTPTPTPTPTPTPTPTPTPTPTPTPTPTPTPTPTPSAACQPEGLVTEVANVPYCDVYDVNGREKLPNNMKRRSIGYFTSWRSAGPNAYLAADIPWNDVTHVNYAFAHVDANWKVSVGDTANPANSATGLTFADKNGDPKYALDPNLPYKGHFNMLQKNKAAGVKLLMSVGGWAETGGFYNEADGRTVSGGFYALTTDPVTGAVRQDRIDIFAKSAAEFVTKYGFDGIDIDYEYPTSMSDAGNPEDWKIGNAKRGELWKGYMALTKTLRAELDKAAAASGKYYMLTIASPSSGYLLRGMEAMQAVKYLDYVNMMTYDLHGAWNHFVGHNAPLYDTGKDNEIADAKIYSGGDAHYYNSQGYLNIDWAYKYFRTALAGGRINIGLPYYTRGSQNVAGGTNGLWGLSALADQKKCYLGTGGNLGPDALSAKAGAPCGLGAQGIDNLWFDKDAAGNEMFAGVNPLWHVNNLRDGLSAPYFTQYGHDQSRPEAKVRGTYQEHYDDVAKSSWLWNPTTKVFLSTENEQSFAAKVQYAIDQGAGGIMFWEMAGDYSKPSENGLGYYSMGSTLTKLAASKLRSAAPYGTKAGDESFARPADLLDVSVDMVGYKPKGDDNYPLAIGLKLKNNSTVNLSGAKVSFNVAPSTPLIPSEVQYLKPSDPPAGNGVENLVDIYSGGTWAATTAGTKTGNVGGLPNGFHRLTYAMKESGWGVADFSAGKTITIGMRVFMPLTVPSDITITLPNGKVYGIKR from the coding sequence ATGTCGCAACTTAGTTGCTTTATGCTGGCAGCCATACCTGCTGCTTTTGTCGCCGCGCAAGCTTTCTCGGCTCCTACATGGAGTGCTTCTGTCGCATACACTGGGGGCCAGACGGTGAACTATGCCGGAAAAGATTGGAAAGCTAAATGGTGGACACAAGGCAATATACCGGGCGCTGAACAATGGGGCCCTTGGGAGGTCGTTGTTGATGGTACGCCAACCCCAACCCCAACCCCAACCCCAACCCCAACCCCAACCCCAACCCCAACCCCAACCCCAACCCCAACCCCAACCCCAACCCCAACCCCAACCCCAACCCCAACCCCTAGTGCCGCTTGTCAGCCAGAGGGCTTAGTGACTGAAGTGGCAAATGTGCCTTACTGTGATGTCTACGATGTTAATGGCCGTGAAAAACTGCCTAATAATATGAAGCGTCGTAGTATTGGCTACTTTACGAGCTGGCGTAGTGCAGGCCCGAATGCTTATCTGGCCGCAGATATTCCTTGGAATGATGTCACTCACGTGAACTATGCCTTCGCTCACGTTGATGCCAATTGGAAAGTATCGGTAGGTGATACAGCTAATCCAGCCAACTCTGCTACAGGCCTGACTTTTGCTGATAAAAACGGTGATCCTAAGTACGCGCTAGATCCAAATCTGCCGTACAAAGGCCACTTTAATATGCTGCAAAAGAATAAAGCAGCTGGCGTGAAGCTCTTAATGTCTGTCGGTGGCTGGGCAGAAACGGGTGGCTTCTATAATGAAGCAGATGGTCGTACCGTAAGCGGTGGTTTCTACGCACTGACCACTGATCCTGTAACAGGCGCTGTTCGTCAGGATCGAATCGATATTTTTGCTAAGTCGGCGGCTGAGTTCGTGACTAAGTATGGTTTTGACGGTATCGATATTGATTATGAATATCCAACTTCAATGAGCGATGCGGGTAATCCGGAAGACTGGAAGATTGGCAATGCAAAACGGGGTGAATTGTGGAAAGGCTATATGGCCTTAACCAAAACACTGCGTGCCGAATTGGATAAGGCTGCAGCGGCCAGTGGCAAGTATTATATGTTGACCATTGCATCACCATCATCCGGTTACTTATTGCGCGGTATGGAAGCGATGCAGGCGGTTAAGTATCTCGATTACGTCAATATGATGACGTATGACTTGCATGGCGCATGGAATCACTTCGTTGGCCATAATGCACCGCTCTACGATACTGGCAAAGACAATGAGATTGCTGATGCCAAGATTTACTCGGGTGGCGACGCGCATTATTACAATTCGCAAGGCTATTTAAATATTGATTGGGCATATAAGTACTTCCGCACAGCGCTTGCGGGTGGCCGTATTAACATCGGCTTGCCTTACTACACTCGTGGTTCGCAAAATGTAGCGGGCGGCACTAATGGTCTGTGGGGGCTGTCTGCTCTAGCCGACCAGAAAAAATGCTATCTCGGTACCGGCGGTAATCTAGGCCCAGATGCATTAAGTGCAAAAGCGGGTGCGCCTTGCGGTTTAGGTGCTCAGGGTATTGATAATCTCTGGTTTGATAAAGACGCTGCTGGCAATGAAATGTTTGCCGGGGTTAATCCGTTGTGGCACGTTAATAATCTACGCGATGGTTTGAGCGCACCTTACTTTACTCAGTATGGTCATGATCAAAGCCGCCCAGAAGCCAAAGTACGTGGCACATATCAAGAGCATTACGATGATGTGGCTAAATCCTCTTGGTTATGGAATCCAACCACCAAGGTGTTCTTGTCGACTGAAAATGAGCAGTCTTTTGCTGCAAAAGTTCAGTACGCAATTGATCAGGGCGCAGGCGGCATCATGTTCTGGGAAATGGCAGGGGACTACAGCAAGCCATCAGAAAATGGACTGGGTTATTACTCTATGGGTAGCACGCTGACTAAGTTGGCGGCGAGCAAGCTGCGCTCTGCGGCACCTTACGGCACTAAAGCAGGTGATGAGAGCTTTGCCCGCCCAGCGGATTTGCTTGACGTAAGCGTTGATATGGTTGGCTATAAGCCTAAAGGGGATGATAACTACCCACTTGCTATTGGCCTGAAGTTGAAAAACAACTCAACGGTTAACTTAAGCGGAGCCAAAGTTTCATTTAACGTCGCACCATCAACACCGCTGATTCCTTCTGAAGTTCAATACCTCAAACCTAGCGATCCACCTGCTGGCAATGGTGTAGAGAATTTAGTAGATATATATAGCGGCGGCACATGGGCAGCCACAACCGCCGGCACTAAAACAGGCAATGTGGGCGGTTTACCAAACGGCTTCCATCGCTTAACGTATGCGATGAAAGAGTCAGGCTGGGGTGTTGCGGATTTTAGTGCAGGCAAAACCATCACCATCGGCATGCGCGTATTTATGCCGCTGACTGTGCCTAGCGATATCACCATCACCCTGCCAAATGGCAAAGTGTATGGAATCAAACGCTAA
- the tnpA gene encoding IS66 family insertion sequence element accessory protein TnpA: MGIRRSDLSLEAVQIWQASALTQAEFCRQYGYKRATFSNWVKRHQPNLPSALQPATPITNPAIAPLTMVATQWPTPSAETLQLRLANGVDLTLPTNTCAIWLANLLRALA; encoded by the coding sequence ATGGGTATTCGCCGATCTGATCTTAGCTTGGAAGCGGTGCAAATTTGGCAGGCCAGTGCGCTGACTCAAGCTGAGTTTTGCCGTCAGTATGGTTATAAGCGCGCTACTTTCTCTAATTGGGTGAAACGTCATCAGCCCAATTTACCGAGTGCTTTGCAACCTGCAACGCCGATTACAAATCCCGCTATTGCCCCGCTTACGATGGTGGCGACGCAATGGCCAACGCCCAGCGCCGAAACATTGCAGCTGCGTTTGGCCAATGGCGTCGATTTGACCTTGCCGACCAACACATGCGCCATTTGGTTGGCGAATCTGCTGCGCGCTTTGGCATGA
- the tnpB gene encoding IS66 family insertion sequence element accessory protein TnpB (TnpB, as the term is used for proteins encoded by IS66 family insertion elements, is considered an accessory protein, since TnpC, encoded by a neighboring gene, is a DDE family transposase.), giving the protein MRHLVGESAARFGMMPPFTLLQLVVEPVDMRLGIEGLSTKIHASLQHSPLEGAAYAFRNQRSNRLKVLLWDRSGVWLAQRRLHHGRFVWPQAGDALFTLDAAQWQWLVSGVDWQRLSPPPLPEYAY; this is encoded by the coding sequence ATGCGCCATTTGGTTGGCGAATCTGCTGCGCGCTTTGGCATGATGCCGCCATTCACTTTGCTGCAATTGGTCGTCGAACCGGTCGATATGCGCCTCGGCATTGAGGGTTTATCTACCAAAATTCACGCCAGTTTGCAGCATTCTCCACTTGAGGGTGCAGCGTATGCGTTTCGCAATCAGCGCAGTAATCGCTTGAAGGTGTTGCTGTGGGATCGCTCTGGCGTGTGGTTGGCCCAGCGGCGTTTGCATCATGGTCGGTTTGTTTGGCCGCAAGCGGGCGATGCGCTATTTACGTTGGATGCGGCGCAGTGGCAATGGTTGGTGAGTGGGGTCGATTGGCAACGACTTTCGCCGCCACCGCTACCAGAATACGCCTACTAA